A portion of the Drosophila innubila isolate TH190305 chromosome 3L unlocalized genomic scaffold, UK_Dinn_1.0 0_D_3L, whole genome shotgun sequence genome contains these proteins:
- the LOC117787400 gene encoding uncharacterized protein LOC117787400 — translation MDNDCFKTPPNMVNSNHAKQGQPKNNNNEIPMSLPSLTQSPSPSQKAATASKRIINKIPLDFKKLKEAGLDRKLAEVLSKQNLSSTKKIASATTSSASSSASTSSAAAVAVPASAKLSTETASLTQAQRQHGRQSAALPVRKKTAPNLVVVDEQTLHVKALIKNKILNKLAKSPVTTATTTTTTAALPIISSSPKSSFSAPIAKADLTAPPKLLLNLVNQLPKHRAMCGVRSPPTRARQPESTLHPKVHQHPSSSSTQQRPPRQQHTQPVESPNPKPLIVLENKVLAPNEKIDVSVLRLPKMHSTELTSIAVPFPEKLSEMPEKSTVKAKSAPRLGAKKIILNANKLKVPREQLAQMAKDISNQAMQRMPQSVAKPIEDVHSISSNITGMSSPTNIETSLITSNSKTTNIQTSSISSVVADALPTPKSTSANVTLTTPAEVATAPSNSKSSSSSSSDCSNNVISAVDFIAQLKANNSLNLTKYMNLSAEEMSMNALFSGCETALPLPGESKAEEEFPIGKILKMEDMDILHSTMNVDENESNVLCISPNAIKLQKSIEIEEPTVDNKTASWEQESVSLKETSEPLSLKDNPSLAAAPTLMVTSPQEETKKSEEQEEETPLAQLTPLAPRLPLRPKKGKINLVQRNKRASAEKFKSPEETVKKTDMETDHEKDHVSKADIPEDLNTKHNANLDKFSEENISNIAHDQDKICAESSTKSLVEEQNIKEIEKTNLDKAIENEFNIMKIDNITKNNMSKKEEVQDKSGANKSVYKNTNAEIVKNERTTNIDTTINSVVNIVYNISEQQIPKQVELKNQTDNREINYEVVQKRSKINLDTEIESEVNIDTIITKENAPREAEVQSKIDAHRKNSVDKEEIEEIVKQNIKNNLNVNEDIQVDPVKITTCIKTENSLSNQELGPNDNVITSNKDPDIELTASEEIAIEAESEDAALNTTKERDLTQFYHPPKMPKLKKKINNNDEVINCNDIIAETEPTISLVRILSQEEPTPQGEAQLPFRQDPKKIISAENSSKEVTGIQNLLNKLTAENVMPPSKEIKTEEPVKAPRKKLVKTRPVLSAKRASKAVSSKAEALHPRKRALLAESKANGAHRVPTSSTSDDDGDMFHGFDNEASSSKIVTDLKNIGTDISDDATPDYDETEEDPQPEEISLTKKPKTNPEQKLEKIIEQTESKEIEEKSEPELRNDTTESLDNSQLVDPVDVKKKRGRPFKNANKKPEEALTVQETKDNATPLTRKRKRQSKDINKDDAQSESMEVLPLVQPDSLSAGEETPVAKRPRKRRSKNATVVITTNELDTITEPEPESEIKTVKRRGRKPKTTPDAIESTPDTMTTSTPDALMTSTLDAMITSTPTDMVTPKKRGRKPKYLDLLSKKVKSEEMAENTDETVGIAKHEGPNNWPHAPDFDLRLLLIRNRDQMESGEDVREDGRGEGSEQCGLCLVRCDKNDWQMHLSEHYGVGWTTDKTPMIITRGILINWMTKYAKRGIRLKCRLCERSFGSGLGMLLHLEGCGVIQERVECEICKRSYSKLFIVTHSRTCSQSKELRETSVEAKPDESIKATVFSNAGRAKRQSTIKAETKLQKIAEHLKKPDEKANKDFDADSSDYDVAADKESSEEYESEGVDSNEDADQTNDDNKSTADSSTIKKNRKKGKKRCSSEASVTTSKPSVVKIIKSGIETGDRWKYFIKKNYTCDALYTHLLPRFEQLLPAAATKLLPSRESTSMRYAYAYDNEDNNEWIQLAPLESFNTKSEYFCHLGKPVKEVAWVPLPPSVKTQYLLCSQRSRIHGFTRQFKHKQEDDLLLLLECSMSSTEKDNTWPLQTRLHYGIHVLQGPVNTFAFMPSGGYDKSANRMALLAVGSSSSAVIYALPLELAHLDNNVTSKDAVVVLEPVITLTLDIDNPVQDPCTKICWSQASGHNLLVTGYASGNIAFWDIADEDGFNCFTQNNQRHLLPASFFYFGERNIQFLDLHYDSNGAHWLAAGAAVRKFWVYDISNWSQPVSVLGDVLYYLYMGCVSWSPLWESLTIGFSELTRAQFTRLASVHPVDISSSSVTLDVMLNSIRATHFNCDQILLASIADNGDVKVLKTNESNSQKTLRQNSDCSRLSTTEACCLSDVAEQNFVTPEVFQRDYGLIFRPLILERKKETSSVYQNPKRQPSYNLRSMMRLNCVRWNWNAPASYWLAIGAEHGLLRIINCES, via the exons ATGGATAATGATTGTTTTAAAACACCACCAAATATGGTTAATTCAAATCACGCTAAACAGGGCCagcccaaaaacaacaataacgagaTTCCGATGTCTTTGCCGTCGTTaacgcagtcgccgtcgccgtcacagaaagcagcaacagcgtcCAAACggattattaataaaataccattggattttaaaaaattaaaagaagcgGGCTTAGATAGGAAACTGGCGGAAGTATTGAGCAAGCAAAATTTGTCTTCGACAAAGAAAAttgcatcagcaacaacatcgtCGGCGTCAAGTTCTGCATCTACTTCctccgctgccgctgtcgctgtcccTGCCTCTGCAAAGCTGTCAACTGAGACAGCATCCCTAACACAAGCGCAACGACAACATGGACGTCAGTCgg cTGCTTTGCCTGtcagaaaaaaaacagctCCTAATTTGGTTGTCGTGGATGAACAAACGCTGCACGTTAAGGccctgattaaaaataaaatacttaataaattgGCAAAATCTCCtgtgacaacagcaacaacaacaacaacgacagcagcattGCCGATTATCAGCTCTTCACCAAAAAGCAGCTTTTCGGCACCTATTGCAAAAGCGGATTTAACAGCGCCTCCCAAGTTGCTGCTCAATCTAGTGAATCAGTTGCCCAAACATCGGGCAATGTGTGGCGTCAGGAGTCCACCGACAAGGGCAAGACAACCGGAGTCAACATTACATCCAAAAGTACATCAGCatccatcatcatcatcaacacaACAAAGGCCACCACGACAGCAGCATACTCAGCCAGTGGAAAGTCCAAATCCAAAACCCTTAATTGTGCTGGAAAACAAGGTATTGGCGCCCAATGAAAAGATCGATGTGAGCGTTTTGCGTCTGCCCAAGATGCACTCGACTGAATTGACTTCCATAGCTGTTCCTTTTCCGGAAAAACTGAGCGAAATGCCGGAGAAGTCCACCGTGAAGGCTAAGAGTGCTCCCCGCTTGGGCGCAAAGAAGATTATACTTAATGCCAACAAGCTGAAGGTGCCACGCGAGCAGCTCGCTCAAATGGCCAAGGACATTAGCAATCAGGCGATGCAACGGATGCCACAGTCTGTCGCAAAACCCATTGAAGATGTCCATTCAATTTCCAGTAACATTACAGGAATGTCTTCCCcaacaaatattgaaacaTCGTTGATTACTTCAAATTCCAAAACGACAAATATTCAAACATCTTCGATAAGTTCAGTCGTAGCTGATGCTTTACCAACTCCCAAGTCGACGTCAGCTAATGTAACGTTAACCACTCCCGCTGAGGTTGCAACTGCTCCAAGCAATAGTaaatcttcatcatcatcatcttccgATTGCTCAAATAATGTAATCTCTGCCGTAGATTTCATAGCACAGCTTAAAGCCAACAATTCCCTGAATCTAACCAAATATATGAATCTATCTGCTGAGGAGATGAGCATGAATGCGCTATTTAGTGGCTGTGAAACTGCTCTGCCACTTCCAGGGGAAAGCAAAGCTGAGGAGGAGTTCCCTAttggaaaaatattgaaaatggaGGACATGGATATACTGCATTCCACAATGAATGTAGATGAGAATGAGTCGAATGTCTTGTGCATCAGTCCGAATGCCATTAAACTGCAGAAAAGCATAGAAATTGAAGAACCAACTGTTGATAATAAAACTGCATCTTGGGAACAAGAATCTGTTTCTCTGAAGGAAACCTCAGAACCGCTTAGTTTAAAAGACAATCCTAGCTTGGCGGCAGCTCCAACTTTGATGGTAACTTCGCCTCAAGAGGAGACTAAGAAGTCTGAGGAGCAAGAAGAGGAAACGCCCTTAGCTCAGTTAACGCCTCTAGCTCCACGACTACCCCTTAGACCCAAAAAAGGTAAAATCAATTTGGTGCAGCGGAATAAGAGAGCAAGTGCTGAAAAATTTAAGAGCCCTGAGGAGACTGTCAAAAAAACAGACATGGAGACTGATCATGAAAAAGATCACGTTAGCAAAGCGGATATCCCAGAAGACTTAAATACAAAACACAATG CTAATTTAGATAAATTCAGTGAAGagaatatatcaaatatagcACATGATCAGGATAAAATATGTGCAGAAAGCAGTACAAAATCTCTTGTTGAAGAGCAAAATATAAaggaaatagaaaaaacaaatttagataaaGCTATTGAAAACGAATTTAACATAATGAAAATAGATAacatcacaaaaaataatatgtcgAAAAAGGAAGAAGTTCAGGATAAATCCGGAGCAAATAAAtctgtttataaaaatacaaatgcagaAATTGTTAAGAATGAAAGAACAACTAACATAGATACAACTATCAATAGCGTTGTAAATATAGTTTATAATATTAGCGAACAACAAATTCCAAAACAGgtagaattaaaaaatcagaCGGATAATAgagaaattaattatgaaGTTGTACAGAAAAGGAGTAAAATTAACTTAGATACAGAAATTGAAAGCGAAGTAAATATTGATACTATAATCACCAAGGAAAATGCCCCAAGAGAGGCAGAAGTTCAGAGCAAAATAGATGCACATCGCAAAAATTCTGTAGATAAAGAAGAAATTGaagaaattgtaaaacaaaatattaaaaataacttaaatgtaaatgaagATATCCAGGTAGATCCAGTAAAGATAACTACATGTATAAAAACTGAGAATAGTTTAAGCAATCAAGAGTTGGGCCCTAATGACAATGTGATCACGTCCAATAAAGATCCAGACATAGAGCTCACAGCTTCTGaagaaattgcaattgaagcAGAATCGGAAGACGCAGCTTTAAATACCACAAAAGAAAGAGACCTAACGCAATTCTATCATCCACCGAAAATgccaaagcttaaaaaaaagattaacaaTAATGATGAAGTGATCAATTGCAATGATATCATAGCTGAAACAGAACCTACCATATCGCTGGTAAGGATTCTCTCACAGGAGGAACCAACTCCACAGGGTGAAGCTCAATTGCCATTTCGTCAAGATCCCAAGAAGATCATTTCCGCAGAGAATAGTTCTAAGGAAGTAACGGGAATTCAAAACTTGTTGAACAAACTGACAGCGGAAAATGTGATGCCGCCGAGCAAGGAGATCAAAACGGAGGAGCCTGTAAAAGCGCCCAGGAAGAAACTGGTGAAAACAAGGCCTGTTCTGAGTGCCAAGAGAGCATCGAAGGCTGTTTCATCCAAGGCGGAAGCACTGCACCCACGAAAGCGAGCTCTGCTTGCGGAAAGTAAAGCAAATGGAGCACATCGAGTACCAACATCGAGCACAAGTGATGATGATGGGGATATGTTTCATGGTTTCGATAATGAAGCTTCAAGCAGTAAAATAGTTACGGATTTAAAGAATATTGGAACAGACATTAGTGATGATGCCACGCCCGATTACGACGAGACTGAGGAGGATCCTCAGCCAGAGGAAATATCGCTGACCAAGAAACCAAAGACTAATCCAGAGCAAAAGCTAGAGAAAATCATAGAGCAAACCGAAAGCAAGGAAATAGAGGAGAAATCAGAGCCGGAATTGAGGAATGATACTACAGAATCTCTGGATAATTCTCAGCTGGTGGATCCGGTAGACGTCAAGAAAAAGCGAGGTCGTCCATttaaaaatgccaacaaaaagCCAGAGGAAGCTTTGACTGTGCAAGAGACTAAAGACAACGCAACGCCTTTAACGCGTAAACGCAAGCGTCAGAGTAAAGATATTAACAAAGATGATGCACAGTCCGAGTCTATGGAGGTTTTGCCATTAGTTCAGCCGGATTCATTGAGTGCAGGTGAGGAAACTCCTGTGGCAAAGCGACCACGTAAAAGACGCTCTAAAAATGCAACTGTGGTGATAACAACCAATGAACTGGACACAATTACGGAACCGGAACCAGAATCAGAGATAAAGACTGTAAAACGACGTGGACGAAAACCAAAGACGACACCAGATGCCATTGAATCCACCCCAGACACTATGACGACATCCACACCAGATGCATTGATGACATCCACACTAGATGCAATGATAACATCCACACCAACAGATATGGTCACGCCCAAGAAACGGGGTCGTAAACCAAAATACCTTGATCTATTgtcaaaaaaagtaaaatccGAGGAAATGGCTGAGAATACAGATGAAACGGTGGGAATTGCGAAACATGAGGGTCCAAATAACTGGCCACATGCACCGGACTTTGATCTCCGTCTGCTGCTGATACGTAATCGCGATCAGATGGAGAGCGGCGAGGATGTGCGCGAGGATGGTCGAGGCGAGGGATCGGAACAATGTGGATTGTGTTTGGTGCGCTGTGATAAGAATGATTGGCAGATGCATCTCAGTGAACACTACGGCGTTGGCTGGACAACTGACAAGACTCCTATG ATTATTACAAGGGGTATATTGATTAACTGGATGACCAAATATGCGAAAAGAGGCATTCGCTTGAAATGTCGTCTCTGCGAACGATCGTTTGGATCAGGTCTGGGTATGCTGTTGCATCTAGAGGGCTGTGGTGTAATACAGGAGCGCGTTGAGTGCGAGATATGCAAGAGAAGCTACTCCAAGTTATTTATTGTGACGCATTCTCGCACTTGTTCCCAAAGTAAAGAGCTGAGGGAAACCAGCGTTGAGGCAAAACCTGATGAAAGTATTAAAGCAACAGTTTTCAGTAATGCTGGACGCGCCAAGCGACAATCCACAATTAA AGCTGAAACGAAACTCCAGAAGATTGCGGAACACTTGAAGAAACCAGATGAGAAGGCTAACAAAGATTTCGATGCCGATTCATCGGATTATGATGTAGCCGCCGATAAGGAATCTTCGGAGGAATATGAATCGGAAGGCGTTGACTCCAATGAGGATGCTGATCAAACTAACGACGATAACAAATCGACTGCGGATAGCagtactataaaaaaaaaccggaaaaaagggaaaaaacgATGCTCAAGTGAAGCTAGTGTAACAACATCAAAGCCTt cagtagtaaaaatcataaaatcgGGAATTGAGACAGGAGATCGCTGGAAATATTT CATCAAAAAGAACTATACCTGTGATGCGCTATATACTCATCTGTTGCCACGTTTTGAGCAGCTGTTGCCTGCCGCTGCCACAAAACTTTTACCGTCCAGGGAGTCCACCTCAATGCGCTATGCCTATGCCTATGATAACGAAGATAACAACGAATGGATACAGCTGGCGCCGCTTGAGAGTTTTAATACGAAAT ctgaatatttttgccatttggGTAAACCCGTTAAGGAGGTGGCATGGGTTCCGTTGCCTCCGTCTGTTAAAACGCAATACTTGTTGTGCTCACAGCGCTCCAGGATTCATGGATTTACTCGTCAGTTTAAGCACAAGCAAGAGGATGATCTATTGCTGCTTCTGGAGTGTTCAATGTCGTCAACTGAGAAGGACAACACATGGCCATTGCAGACACGTCTACATTATGGCATACATGTGCTGCAGGGACCAGTTAATACCTTTGCATTTATGCCCAGTGGTGGATATGATAAGTCTGCCAATCGCATGGCCCTTCTCGCCGTGGGCAGCTCATCAAGTGCGGTAATTTATGCACTTCCCTTAGAGTTGGCCCATTTAGACAACAATGTCACGTCAAAAGATGCAGTTGTCGTCTTAGAACCTGTGATTACACTCACGCTCGATATAGATAATCCTGTTCAGGATCCGTGTACCAAAATATGCTGGTCACAG GCCTCCGGTCATAATCTGCTTGTGACTGGCTATGCCAGTGGAAACATTGCTTTCTGGGACATTGCGGATGAAGATGGATTCAATTGCTTTACGCAGAATAATCAACGTCACTTACTTCCAGCAAGTTTCTTTTACTTCGGCGAACGGAACATACAAT TTTTGGATCTGCATTATGATAGCAATGGAGCACACTGGCTGGCGGCTGGCGCGGCAGTTCGTAAATTCTGGGTCTATGACATTTCCAATTGGTCACAACCAGTATCAGTTCTTGGTGATGTTCTTTACTATTTATATATGGGCTGCGTTAGTTGGTCTCCTTTGTGGGAGTCATTGACTATTGGATTTTCCGAATTGACCAGAGCTC aaTTTACACGTTTGGCATCGGTGCATCCTGTGGATATTTCCTCGAGTTCAGTTACACTTGATGTGATGCTTAACAGCATACGTGCTACGCATTTTAACTGCGATCAAATTCTGCTCGCATCCATCGCCGACAATGGAGATgtcaaagttttaaaaactaatgaaTCCAATTCGCAAAAGACGTTAAGACAAAATAGCGACTGCAGCCGTTTAAGCACCACTGAGGCGTGTTGTTTAAGCGACGTTGCAGAACAAAACTTCGTTACACCAGAAGTATTTCAGCGAGATTATGGTCTGATATTCAGACCACTTATACTTGAACGCAAGAAGGAAACGAGTTCCGTTTACCAAAACCCAAAGCGACAACCCAGCTACAATCTAAGAAGCATGATGCGTCTTAATTGTGTGCGCTGGAATTGGAATGCTCCAGCGAGCTACTGGTTGGCCATCGGTGCTGAGCATGGATTACTACGGATCATAAATTGCGAATCATGA